A genomic segment from Chitinophaga niabensis encodes:
- the can gene encoding carbonate dehydratase, which translates to MDIFEQLLANNKVWAANKVAADKDFFKRLQNQQSPKFLWIGCSDSRVPANEITNTEPGEIFVHRNVANMVVATDLNLLTVLEYAVKVLKVEHVLVVGHYGCGGVKAALTNENFGIINPWLKHIKDVYRFHRDEVDALDSEDKRVDRLIELNVQEQVMNLAKTITIQEAWAKEQRPTLHGWVYGIKDGLINPLFDMEPGTHIDPIYEFNV; encoded by the coding sequence ATGGATATATTTGAACAACTACTAGCGAACAACAAAGTGTGGGCTGCGAATAAAGTAGCAGCTGATAAGGACTTTTTCAAACGCCTGCAAAACCAGCAGTCGCCCAAATTCCTCTGGATCGGTTGTTCGGACAGTCGCGTGCCGGCCAATGAGATCACTAATACAGAACCGGGAGAAATATTCGTACACCGCAATGTTGCTAATATGGTAGTGGCTACGGATCTGAACCTGCTTACCGTATTGGAATATGCCGTGAAGGTATTAAAGGTGGAACATGTGCTTGTAGTAGGCCACTATGGTTGCGGAGGGGTGAAAGCCGCGCTCACTAACGAGAACTTTGGTATCATCAATCCCTGGCTGAAACATATCAAAGATGTGTACCGCTTTCACAGGGATGAAGTTGATGCGCTGGATTCTGAAGATAAACGGGTGGACCGCCTCATAGAACTGAACGTGCAGGAACAGGTGATGAACCTGGCCAAGACCATCACCATCCAGGAAGCCTGGGCCAAAGAACAACGGCCTACGCTCCACGGCTGGGTATACGGTATTAAAGATGGCCTGATCAATCCTTTATTTGATATGGAACCCGGTACTCATATTGATCCTATTTATGAATTTAATGTATAA
- a CDS encoding Tex family protein: protein MNPKHVALISAELAISMKQAESTMSLLAEGSTVPFISRYRKEQTGSLDEVQIGKVEDLKKRFEEVDDRRAFIIKTITEQEKMTPELLEKLENSWVIAELEDMYLPYKPKRKTRATVAIEKGLEPLAKLIFDQQDGSLDETAKTFINEQVATTDEALKGARDIIAEWINENAELRDKLRKLFTNTAVFTSKVIEGKEAEGVKYKDYFDFSEELHSIPSHRVLAILRAEAEGILFGNITPAEEDATEIIHKQFVTGNNAASEQVSKAAADAYKRLLRPSLENEFRATAKEKADTEAIEVFAENLRQLLLAAPLGPKAVIAVDPGYRTGCKTVALDEQGNMVDNDVIYPLEKNYKSQDAENLLRNWVNKYDIAAIAVGNGTAGRETEEFIKKIDFGRKVNVFMVNESGASVYSASEVAREEFPDHDVTVRGSVSIGRRLIDPLAELVKIDPKSIGVGQYQHDVNQSHLKQSLDRIVVSCVNMVGVNLNTASKHLLAYISGLGPSLAENIVKYRKENGAFKNRKELKKVTRLGEKAFEQCAGFLRIEHGDNPLDNSAVHPERYAVVEAIAAGQKCTVEELMGREDLRKVINVKDYISEEVGQLTLEDILKELAKPSRDPRDEIAIFEYAEGIKSMEDVKPGMTLPGVVTNITAFGAFVDIGVKQDGLVHISHLSNKFISNPNEAVKLNQKVTVTVLEIDIARKRISLSMKDNEPAAKREPRERSNTGKPAQGGGKEKKEAPLNDFQAKLLALKSKFKD, encoded by the coding sequence ATGAATCCGAAACACGTGGCGCTCATTTCTGCTGAGCTGGCAATATCGATGAAGCAGGCTGAGAGTACCATGAGCCTACTGGCTGAAGGCTCTACCGTACCCTTTATCAGTCGTTACCGGAAAGAACAGACCGGTAGCCTGGATGAGGTACAGATAGGCAAGGTAGAGGATCTGAAGAAACGCTTTGAAGAAGTGGACGACCGCCGGGCTTTTATCATCAAAACCATTACAGAACAGGAGAAAATGACGCCTGAACTGCTGGAAAAGCTGGAAAACAGCTGGGTGATCGCAGAACTGGAGGATATGTACCTCCCCTACAAGCCTAAACGCAAAACCCGTGCTACCGTTGCTATTGAGAAAGGCCTGGAGCCACTGGCCAAACTGATCTTTGATCAGCAGGACGGCAGCCTGGATGAAACAGCCAAAACCTTCATCAACGAACAGGTGGCAACTACCGATGAAGCCCTCAAAGGCGCCCGGGATATTATTGCGGAATGGATCAATGAAAATGCCGAGTTGCGCGACAAGCTGCGTAAGCTCTTTACCAATACTGCTGTGTTCACTTCAAAAGTAATTGAAGGAAAAGAAGCAGAAGGTGTGAAATACAAGGATTACTTCGACTTTTCCGAAGAACTGCACTCCATCCCTTCACACAGGGTGCTGGCCATTTTACGGGCAGAAGCAGAAGGCATCCTTTTCGGCAACATCACACCCGCAGAAGAAGATGCAACAGAGATCATCCATAAACAATTCGTTACCGGTAATAATGCTGCCAGCGAGCAGGTGAGCAAAGCAGCTGCAGATGCTTATAAACGTTTGCTGCGCCCTTCCCTGGAAAACGAGTTCCGCGCTACCGCAAAAGAAAAAGCAGATACCGAAGCCATTGAAGTGTTTGCGGAAAACCTCCGCCAGTTATTGCTGGCAGCGCCATTAGGCCCTAAAGCCGTGATCGCCGTAGACCCCGGTTACCGTACCGGTTGTAAAACAGTTGCGCTGGATGAACAGGGCAATATGGTGGACAACGATGTGATCTATCCGCTGGAAAAGAATTACAAGAGCCAGGATGCAGAGAACCTGCTGCGTAACTGGGTGAATAAATATGATATTGCTGCCATTGCCGTAGGAAATGGTACCGCAGGCCGCGAAACGGAAGAGTTCATCAAAAAGATCGACTTCGGGCGTAAAGTGAATGTGTTCATGGTAAATGAAAGTGGTGCCTCTGTGTACTCCGCTTCTGAAGTAGCCCGTGAAGAATTCCCGGATCATGATGTAACCGTGCGTGGCTCCGTATCCATCGGCAGGCGCCTGATAGATCCGCTGGCAGAGCTGGTGAAGATAGATCCGAAATCCATCGGCGTAGGTCAATACCAGCACGATGTGAACCAGAGCCACCTGAAACAAAGCCTTGACCGTATTGTGGTGAGCTGCGTGAACATGGTGGGTGTAAACCTGAACACCGCATCCAAACACCTGCTGGCATATATTTCAGGTCTTGGTCCTTCCCTCGCGGAAAACATCGTGAAATACCGCAAAGAGAATGGCGCTTTCAAAAATCGTAAGGAATTAAAGAAAGTGACCCGCCTCGGTGAAAAAGCATTTGAACAATGCGCAGGCTTCCTCCGTATTGAGCATGGCGATAACCCATTGGATAACTCAGCCGTTCACCCTGAACGTTACGCAGTGGTAGAAGCAATTGCCGCCGGTCAGAAATGTACCGTGGAAGAACTGATGGGCCGTGAAGACCTCCGTAAGGTGATCAATGTGAAAGATTACATCAGCGAAGAAGTAGGCCAGCTTACACTGGAAGATATCCTGAAAGAACTGGCTAAACCCAGCCGCGACCCGCGTGATGAAATAGCCATCTTTGAATATGCAGAAGGCATCAAATCCATGGAAGACGTGAAACCCGGTATGACACTGCCTGGCGTGGTAACGAATATCACAGCATTTGGTGCGTTTGTGGATATCGGGGTTAAACAGGATGGACTGGTGCACATCTCTCACCTTTCCAACAAATTCATCAGCAACCCGAATGAAGCGGTGAAGCTGAACCAGAAAGTAACGGTAACGGTACTGGAAATAGATATTGCCCGTAAGCGGATCTCTTTATCCATGAAAGATAACGAGCCTGCAGCTAAGCGTGAACCACGTGAACGCAGCAACACAGGAAAACCGGCTCAGGGTGGTGGCAAAGAAAAGAAAGAAGCACCATTGAATGATTTTCAGGCTAAGCTCTTAGCCTTGAAATCCAAGTTCAAGGACTAA
- a CDS encoding DUF3667 domain-containing protein, with amino-acid sequence MKTQHLRSDPTCLNCGTEVTDRFCSHCGQENIETKEPFSHLVSHFFQDITHYDSKFLLTFKYLFTKPGLLTKQYVDGRRMDYVNPIRLYIFTSFVFFLVLSFFNHSDEKDLDKMNAKLEKTTSKLEKKKSLLLDSIARGAEDSAKLREQVNAINTGTVFTQGSGTTVKEALARYDSLQQTLPEKEKDGFVMRAIMHRSIKVQYGGQEAQRTIGETLQHNLPKLMFILLPFFALLLKMAYFRRKMYYTEHAIFTIHIHTLIFVLSLITLLIYQFWHYSGLYGWMTLIVYIYFIIALKRFYGGSVGKALLKSILILACYGTGAIIILLAYVIIIAAIAL; translated from the coding sequence GTGAAAACACAACACTTAAGAAGCGACCCAACTTGCCTTAACTGTGGTACTGAAGTAACAGACCGCTTCTGTTCCCATTGCGGCCAGGAGAACATTGAAACCAAGGAACCTTTCAGCCACCTGGTAAGCCACTTTTTCCAGGATATCACGCACTATGATTCTAAGTTCCTGCTCACTTTCAAATACCTCTTTACCAAACCCGGATTGCTGACAAAGCAGTATGTGGACGGGCGCCGGATGGATTATGTAAATCCCATCCGCCTGTACATTTTTACTTCCTTTGTTTTCTTCCTGGTACTGAGCTTTTTCAATCATTCAGACGAAAAGGACCTGGATAAAATGAATGCCAAGCTGGAGAAAACAACCAGCAAACTGGAAAAAAAGAAATCGTTATTGCTGGATTCTATTGCGAGAGGCGCAGAGGATTCTGCAAAGTTGAGAGAGCAGGTGAATGCAATTAATACGGGTACTGTTTTTACGCAGGGCTCTGGCACCACTGTAAAAGAGGCATTGGCCAGGTATGATTCCCTTCAGCAAACATTGCCGGAGAAGGAAAAAGATGGTTTTGTGATGCGCGCCATTATGCACCGGAGTATAAAAGTACAATACGGGGGCCAGGAGGCGCAAAGAACTATTGGCGAAACGCTGCAGCATAATTTACCGAAGCTGATGTTCATTCTGCTGCCATTCTTTGCCCTGCTGTTGAAAATGGCCTATTTCCGAAGGAAGATGTATTACACGGAGCATGCCATCTTCACTATCCACATCCATACTTTGATCTTTGTTCTATCCTTAATAACGTTGCTGATCTATCAGTTCTGGCATTACAGCGGACTGTATGGCTGGATGACACTGATCGTTTACATCTATTTCATTATTGCCTTGAAGCGGTTCTATGGTGGTTCTGTGGGCAAAGCGCTGTTAAAATCAATTTTAATCTTAGCATGTTACGGAACCGGTGCGATTATCATACTTTTGGCTTATGTTATTATTATAGCCGCAATTGCATTGTAA
- a CDS encoding GNAT family N-acetyltransferase: MLPPIITTARYILKPYTVNDLSRFLEISLDKEVSQFMGGTADNAEEETKLFYKIFDIYSKDTERWFWIWGVYSDNKLCAHMELKQTDTTNSDELEIVYMVHPEERRKGLMSEVLSVIKQNQHKWDKRITATVYPENKKSIALLEKWGIEKTETRINESNNRPYLKLLLTV, from the coding sequence ATGCTTCCTCCGATAATAACAACTGCACGGTACATACTAAAGCCGTACACTGTAAATGACCTGAGCAGGTTCCTTGAAATTTCCCTTGATAAGGAAGTTTCTCAGTTCATGGGAGGCACTGCCGATAATGCAGAAGAAGAAACAAAACTCTTTTATAAAATATTCGACATCTATTCTAAAGATACTGAAAGGTGGTTCTGGATCTGGGGCGTGTATTCAGACAATAAGCTCTGCGCTCACATGGAACTTAAGCAAACAGATACTACCAACAGCGATGAACTGGAAATAGTATATATGGTACATCCGGAAGAAAGAAGAAAAGGGTTGATGAGTGAAGTTTTGTCTGTTATAAAACAAAATCAGCATAAATGGGATAAGAGAATTACGGCAACTGTTTACCCGGAAAATAAAAAGTCTATTGCCCTTCTGGAAAAATGGGGGATTGAAAAAACAGAAACCAGGATAAATGAAAGCAATAATAGACCTTATTTAAAACTTCTGCTTACCGTGTAG
- a CDS encoding winged helix-turn-helix domain-containing protein — translation MVNRISDSRNFLSGKGKYLFGLILLSFIAVICVAFSMAGSNDFATARREMLLRGIGHEVLLQSGDSTSRILPVKKVAENEYQIRFEKDLTFQPESLVNTTRRWLGKDPLVSDYVVNVLNSDNSSVAYGYAISKNKKDDIVACKGRVQPRANYMINIKFKPTGMNTARNVYLLGGLPFLAFVGFIFLRSARPRRDLPEVQDTSDASIFTLGSVLFDAKNRNLIVNGETIDLTGTETRVLHVFASSPNETIERSRLQKEIWEDEGVIVGRSLDMFISKLRKKLEPDPNIKIVVIRGKGYKLEIS, via the coding sequence ATGGTAAATCGTATATCTGATAGCCGAAACTTCCTCTCCGGGAAAGGCAAGTACCTGTTCGGATTGATATTACTCTCGTTTATCGCCGTAATCTGCGTGGCTTTCAGTATGGCCGGCAGTAACGACTTTGCTACTGCCAGAAGGGAAATGTTGCTCCGTGGGATCGGACATGAAGTACTCCTGCAGTCGGGTGACAGTACTTCAAGGATACTCCCGGTAAAAAAGGTTGCAGAAAACGAATACCAGATAAGGTTTGAGAAGGATCTGACCTTTCAACCGGAATCCCTGGTGAATACTACCCGGCGTTGGTTGGGCAAAGATCCCCTCGTAAGCGACTATGTAGTTAACGTTCTGAATTCCGACAACTCCAGTGTAGCCTATGGATATGCTATATCCAAAAATAAAAAGGATGATATTGTAGCATGCAAAGGAAGAGTACAACCCAGGGCAAACTATATGATCAACATTAAATTCAAACCGACAGGAATGAATACAGCCAGGAATGTATATCTCCTGGGTGGCCTGCCATTTTTAGCATTTGTTGGTTTTATTTTTTTGAGGTCTGCTAGGCCGCGAAGAGATTTACCTGAAGTTCAGGATACAAGTGATGCCAGTATATTCACTTTAGGTTCGGTGTTGTTCGATGCGAAGAACCGGAACCTCATAGTAAATGGAGAGACAATAGACCTGACCGGAACGGAAACCCGTGTATTGCACGTTTTCGCATCGTCTCCCAACGAGACCATAGAGCGAAGCCGGCTGCAAAAAGAGATATGGGAAGATGAAGGAGTTATTGTGGGGCGCAGCCTGGATATGTTCATATCAAAACTCAGGAAAAAGCTGGAACCTGATCCGAACATCAAAATTGTTGTTATACGAGGAAAGGGATATAAGCTTGAAATTAGCTGA
- a CDS encoding enoyl-CoA hydratase-related protein, producing the protein MEFIIIHQQAQPYIAHIQLNRPKELNALNLQLMQELRDTLKALDEDDQVRVIIISGNDKAFAAGADIKQMAGKTAIDMYNVDQFSTWDTIKKIKKPLIAAVSGFALGGGCELAMLCDMIVASESARFGQPEIRIGVMPGAGGTQRLTRAVGKALAMEMVLTGRFITAEAALQAGLINKIVPVELYLTEAFRLAAEIAQLSPLAVKMAKESVLRAFDSTLEEGLHFERKNFYLLFASEDQKEGMQAFMEKRPPVFTGK; encoded by the coding sequence ATGGAATTCATCATCATACACCAACAGGCGCAGCCCTATATTGCGCATATCCAGCTAAACCGCCCCAAGGAACTGAATGCCCTCAACCTCCAGCTGATGCAGGAACTAAGGGATACATTAAAGGCCCTGGACGAAGATGACCAGGTACGCGTGATCATTATCAGCGGAAACGACAAAGCTTTTGCCGCAGGTGCGGACATTAAGCAGATGGCCGGTAAAACTGCTATAGACATGTATAATGTAGACCAGTTCAGCACCTGGGATACCATAAAGAAAATAAAGAAACCCCTCATAGCTGCCGTTAGCGGTTTTGCATTGGGCGGGGGCTGTGAACTGGCTATGCTCTGCGATATGATCGTTGCCAGCGAATCCGCCCGGTTCGGGCAACCGGAGATCAGGATAGGGGTAATGCCCGGCGCAGGAGGTACACAGCGTTTAACCAGGGCCGTAGGCAAAGCATTGGCCATGGAAATGGTGCTCACCGGAAGATTTATTACGGCAGAAGCAGCTTTACAGGCAGGTTTGATCAACAAAATTGTTCCTGTTGAGTTATATTTAACGGAAGCATTCCGGCTGGCTGCCGAAATTGCCCAGTTAAGCCCCCTGGCTGTGAAGATGGCTAAAGAGTCCGTACTCAGGGCATTTGACAGTACATTGGAAGAAGGGTTGCATTTTGAGCGTAAGAACTTTTACCTTCTCTTTGCTTCAGAAGATCAGAAAGAAGGGATGCAGGCTTTTATGGAAAAAAGGCCCCCCGTATTTACCGGCAAATAA
- the mazG gene encoding nucleoside triphosphate pyrophosphohydrolase: protein MQPEQAFSRLLQIMDDLREKCPWDKKQTLQSLRQQTIEELYELTDAITNEDFKGIREELGDLLLHIVFYAKIGAEQQQFTITDVITGICDKLVARHPHIYGDVKVENEEDVKRNWERLKLKEGKKSVLSGVPVSLPALVKSMRLQEKAKQVGFEWDTREQVWDKVEEETKELMEAVELDDKDEMEAEFGDLLFALVNYSRFLKIDAENALERTNKKFIRRFSQMEAMAAGEGRRLDEMSLTEMDGLWNKVKEEE from the coding sequence ATGCAGCCGGAACAAGCCTTTAGCCGATTATTGCAGATCATGGACGATCTACGGGAAAAATGCCCCTGGGATAAAAAACAAACCCTCCAATCGCTCCGCCAGCAAACAATCGAGGAATTGTATGAATTGACAGATGCTATCACCAACGAGGATTTTAAGGGCATCCGGGAAGAACTGGGCGACCTGCTGCTGCATATTGTTTTCTACGCCAAAATAGGTGCTGAACAGCAACAGTTTACCATTACAGACGTGATCACGGGCATCTGCGATAAGCTGGTAGCCCGCCATCCGCATATTTACGGGGATGTGAAGGTGGAAAATGAAGAGGATGTGAAACGCAACTGGGAAAGGTTAAAGCTCAAAGAAGGAAAGAAATCCGTGCTCAGCGGCGTACCCGTTTCCCTGCCCGCGCTGGTCAAATCCATGCGCCTCCAGGAAAAGGCCAAACAGGTTGGTTTTGAATGGGACACCCGGGAGCAGGTATGGGATAAAGTAGAAGAGGAAACAAAGGAGTTGATGGAGGCGGTGGAATTGGATGATAAAGACGAAATGGAGGCCGAATTCGGCGATCTGCTCTTTGCGCTGGTAAACTATAGCCGCTTTCTGAAAATAGATGCAGAAAACGCCCTGGAACGTACAAATAAGAAATTCATCCGCCGGTTCTCCCAAATGGAAGCAATGGCAGCGGGTGAAGGAAGGCGGCTGGATGAAATGAGCCTCACTGAAATGGACGGCTTATGGAATAAAGTAAAGGAAGAGGAATAA
- a CDS encoding endo-1,4-beta-xylanase, translated as MIRSKHLFVSVILLCTSIIANAQHADKGLKDHYKNYFPIGVAITPRHLQDSSTSSFILRHFNSLTPENVMKMEPIHPEEDRYNWGGADAIVRFATENGLKVRGHTLCWHNQAPKWMFYDAAGKLVGKDTLLNRLRKHIHNVVSRYKGRIYAWDVVNEAVSDRQNEFLRNSLWYQICGEDFIAHAFRYAHEADPNAVLFYNDYNTENPAKRDKIYRLLKMLRDANVPVHAIGLQGHWSVTDPSRELLTSAIEQYASLGIKIQITELDVSVFTNDKMPEQRHFTPEQEQLQEQQYAMFFNTFRRYRDVITGVTFWNISDRSSWLDNFPVRGRKNYPLLFDENLQPKKAYQKVIDF; from the coding sequence ATGATAAGATCAAAACACCTGTTCGTTTCAGTTATACTTTTATGCACATCTATTATAGCAAACGCGCAGCATGCAGATAAAGGGCTAAAAGATCATTACAAAAACTACTTCCCTATCGGCGTAGCCATCACACCCCGTCATTTGCAGGACTCCTCCACCAGCTCCTTCATACTCAGGCATTTCAATAGCCTCACGCCAGAAAACGTGATGAAAATGGAACCAATACATCCGGAAGAAGACCGGTATAATTGGGGAGGTGCAGATGCAATCGTTCGTTTTGCAACGGAAAACGGGTTGAAAGTCAGGGGCCATACCCTCTGCTGGCATAACCAGGCACCGAAATGGATGTTTTACGATGCAGCAGGCAAACTGGTAGGCAAAGACACCTTATTGAACAGATTGCGTAAACACATCCATAATGTGGTGAGTCGTTATAAAGGCAGGATCTATGCCTGGGACGTAGTAAATGAAGCCGTTTCAGACCGGCAGAACGAGTTTCTTCGTAATTCCCTATGGTATCAGATCTGCGGGGAAGATTTTATTGCGCATGCATTCCGGTATGCACATGAAGCAGACCCGAATGCCGTTTTATTCTACAATGATTACAACACAGAAAATCCGGCAAAAAGAGACAAGATATATCGCCTGCTTAAAATGCTGCGTGATGCAAACGTACCAGTTCATGCTATTGGCCTGCAGGGCCACTGGTCCGTTACAGATCCATCAAGAGAATTACTTACGTCTGCTATCGAACAATATGCATCGCTTGGAATCAAAATACAGATCACCGAACTGGACGTATCTGTTTTCACCAACGATAAAATGCCTGAACAACGCCATTTCACGCCAGAACAGGAGCAGCTACAGGAACAGCAATATGCTATGTTCTTCAACACATTCAGAAGATATCGTGATGTGATCACCGGCGTTACTTTCTGGAATATTTCAGACCGTTCCAGCTGGCTGGATAATTTCCCCGTGAGAGGCAGGAAAAACTATCCACTGTTATTCGATGAAAATCTTCAGCCTAAAAAGGCATACCAGAAGGTGATCGACTTCTAA
- a CDS encoding phytanoyl-CoA dioxygenase family protein yields the protein MHSTLNSQQIHSFVTDGFVRIDNAFSADLAIEARNILWKDIPADPNDSTTWTQPVVWLGMYTGEPFIKAANTSILHSAFDQLVGKERWIPCMSMGAFPVRFPSETDSGDTGWHVDAGFAGADPNDFFAARVNVHSKGRGLLMLFLFSDITELDAPTRLLKGSHLDVVKLLEPEGEEGLSFMELAGKLPELPAREEALAVGNAGTVYLCHPFLVHAAQRHRGKTPKFMAQPPLLIRSPFDIRSTGPCSPVEEAIRNAIAISRI from the coding sequence ATGCATAGCACCTTAAACTCACAACAAATACACTCATTTGTTACTGATGGCTTTGTTCGTATCGACAACGCTTTTTCTGCCGATCTTGCCATCGAAGCCAGAAATATACTTTGGAAAGATATTCCCGCCGATCCAAACGATAGCACCACCTGGACGCAGCCTGTAGTTTGGCTGGGTATGTATACCGGAGAGCCCTTTATTAAGGCTGCCAATACCAGTATTCTTCATAGCGCATTTGACCAATTAGTTGGTAAGGAGAGATGGATACCCTGCATGAGCATGGGCGCATTTCCCGTTCGTTTTCCATCAGAGACAGATTCCGGTGATACCGGCTGGCATGTAGATGCAGGCTTTGCCGGTGCTGATCCTAACGACTTTTTCGCCGCCAGGGTCAATGTACATTCCAAAGGCCGTGGCCTGCTGATGCTGTTCCTGTTTTCAGATATAACTGAACTGGATGCGCCAACGAGGTTGCTAAAAGGATCACATCTGGATGTTGTCAAACTGTTGGAACCAGAAGGTGAAGAAGGCCTATCTTTCATGGAGCTGGCCGGTAAATTACCGGAATTACCTGCCAGGGAAGAAGCACTGGCCGTTGGAAACGCCGGTACTGTATATCTTTGTCATCCATTCTTAGTTCATGCCGCACAGCGGCATAGAGGCAAAACGCCAAAGTTTATGGCACAACCACCGCTGTTAATCAGGAGTCCGTTTGACATTCGTAGCACAGGCCCCTGCAGCCCGGTTGAGGAAGCTATAAGAAATGCAATAGCCATTTCCCGCATTTAA
- a CDS encoding YceI family protein: MIERPLPALKVKQVSNNEYIQFKNIYQLLSMNNKLSNIYLILMIPSLFFGCRGRVKEENKNNASASSVSSGQKYLIDKKESIVTWKGAMLASAEEHTGYVHISKGELVIEKGQLMGGTVEIDINTIEYADKENKNTPINHLKSPDYFDVEKFPISTIEITRVASVSDTTINVTGNLTIKGVTRSVTFPAQIEVKDGIVKANGKLTIDRTDWGIRYRSGKFYDILADQIVSDNIEFQMKIVATL, translated from the coding sequence ATGATAGAAAGACCATTACCGGCTTTAAAAGTAAAGCAGGTCAGCAATAATGAGTATATCCAATTTAAAAACATTTATCAATTGTTATCAATGAACAACAAGCTATCAAACATTTACTTAATTTTAATGATCCCCTCTTTGTTCTTCGGTTGTCGTGGCCGGGTAAAAGAGGAAAATAAAAATAATGCATCAGCAAGCTCCGTATCCTCCGGACAAAAATATCTTATAGATAAGAAGGAAAGTATTGTAACATGGAAAGGTGCTATGCTGGCTTCTGCGGAGGAACATACCGGGTACGTCCATATATCAAAAGGTGAATTGGTCATTGAAAAAGGTCAACTTATGGGTGGTACAGTCGAAATCGACATAAATACGATTGAATATGCAGATAAGGAGAATAAAAACACCCCTATAAACCACTTAAAATCGCCTGATTATTTTGATGTCGAAAAATTCCCCATTTCTACAATCGAAATTACCAGGGTTGCATCTGTGAGTGATACGACTATTAACGTTACAGGGAACCTGACCATTAAGGGTGTTACCCGCTCAGTTACTTTTCCAGCCCAAATAGAAGTTAAGGACGGAATTGTAAAAGCGAATGGCAAACTGACCATTGATCGAACAGATTGGGGCATCCGTTATAGATCAGGAAAGTTCTATGATATTTTAGCGGATCAAATCGTTTCGGATAACATTGAATTCCAAATGAAAATCGTAGCAACATTATAA
- a CDS encoding RHS repeat domain-containing protein, which translates to MGILRTFISAASLLLVISSAQAQYYYQDVYITQQTAATMALFKSNKVSFQHVKTLDANQEEDRNFICIRGMNPTHRQMRTLTQSSVSGRSVVVSTFNNAGKLTKSVDSVENSISTMQYQYTQDGRLEEIQTGSRGREDKFTMTENRRYVYDTLGRLKAMILKKGGLDSTVVKFTTDAEGRVTEEAQPGRQRVYYNYDSKGRLTDVLRFHPTRKKMLPDYSFEYDANGKLTQMTVVNIQSGDYLIWKYSYDAKGLPQAEECSGKEKTTLGMVRYTYEYFQ; encoded by the coding sequence ATGGGCATATTAAGAACATTCATATCCGCCGCCAGCCTGTTGCTGGTTATTTCCAGCGCCCAGGCGCAGTATTACTACCAGGACGTGTACATTACACAGCAAACAGCGGCTACAATGGCCTTATTCAAGAGCAACAAGGTGAGTTTCCAGCATGTTAAAACGCTGGATGCTAACCAGGAGGAAGACCGTAATTTTATCTGCATCCGGGGTATGAACCCTACTCACCGGCAAATGCGTACCCTTACCCAAAGCAGTGTAAGCGGTCGTTCTGTAGTTGTTTCCACCTTTAACAATGCCGGCAAACTAACCAAATCGGTAGACAGCGTGGAGAACAGCATCAGCACCATGCAATACCAATACACGCAGGATGGCCGCCTGGAAGAGATCCAGACCGGTTCCCGCGGAAGGGAGGATAAGTTCACGATGACAGAGAACCGCCGGTACGTGTATGATACGCTCGGGCGTTTGAAGGCCATGATCCTGAAAAAGGGAGGCCTGGATTCCACAGTGGTAAAATTCACAACAGACGCAGAAGGCAGGGTGACCGAGGAGGCACAGCCCGGCCGCCAGCGCGTATATTACAACTACGACAGCAAAGGCCGTTTAACCGATGTGCTCCGCTTCCACCCTACCCGGAAAAAGATGCTGCCGGACTATAGTTTTGAGTATGATGCGAATGGAAAATTAACGCAGATGACAGTGGTGAATATTCAGAGCGGCGACTACCTGATCTGGAAATACAGTTATGATGCCAAAGGATTACCCCAGGCTGAAGAGTGCTCTGGTAAAGAGAAAACGACCTTAGGCATGGTGCGTTATACGTATGAATATTTTCAATAA